One Microbacter margulisiae genomic window carries:
- a CDS encoding sialate O-acetylesterase produces MKVIYLWMLAISLFLSTNVLHAEIVLPKIIGNNMVLQCNKTVPIWGTASPSEKITVIFNNQHKQTIADKTGHWMVKLSPMKASFNPSKMIIKGNNDFVQLNNILIGEVWICSGQSNMEYSMRRSCKIQDKAKGKHPTENDILTANNSYIRIFLVRRKYMAPDPNHQGWDSAMGRSLRPFSAVGYFFAKNLYEKLHVPIGMISSAVPGSRIEPWIEASKLNISPKLKNGEKLDPLSEDKGNPGEFYTTMIQPLIPFSIRGFLWYQGESNCFLNESIRYAYKVQTLITSWRHDWKDSKLPFYFVQIAPYIYSAGDDGRGRTVETLPKLWEAQALDLKVPHTGMVTITDLVDHITNLHPNYKWEVGRRLCLVALNKTYGFKNITCSGPTFKSLKIINNTIDLSFNNVDGGLMSRDGKSLTWFSIAGANKKFVPAFATIKGNQVIVSSPQVKYPYFVRFGWNEAAQSNFINKAGLPAVPFRSDNPWIKLFK; encoded by the coding sequence ATGAAAGTAATTTATTTGTGGATGTTGGCAATCAGCCTCTTCTTATCAACAAATGTTCTGCATGCAGAAATTGTTCTTCCTAAAATTATAGGGAACAACATGGTTTTACAATGCAATAAAACGGTACCCATTTGGGGAACGGCATCACCAAGCGAAAAAATAACGGTAATATTTAATAACCAACACAAGCAAACAATCGCTGACAAGACAGGCCATTGGATGGTAAAGCTCAGTCCGATGAAAGCATCCTTCAATCCTTCCAAAATGATTATTAAAGGGAACAACGACTTTGTCCAATTAAACAACATCCTCATTGGAGAGGTATGGATCTGTTCCGGACAGTCCAACATGGAATATTCGATGCGTAGAAGCTGTAAAATACAGGACAAAGCAAAAGGCAAGCATCCAACCGAAAATGATATTCTAACAGCCAATAATTCATATATCAGAATCTTTCTGGTAAGACGTAAATATATGGCACCTGATCCTAACCATCAAGGATGGGATTCCGCAATGGGAAGATCACTAAGACCATTTTCAGCAGTAGGTTATTTCTTCGCTAAAAATTTATACGAGAAACTACATGTACCCATTGGAATGATATCTTCAGCTGTTCCCGGAAGCCGAATAGAACCATGGATCGAAGCAAGCAAATTAAATATTTCTCCTAAATTAAAAAATGGGGAAAAGCTGGATCCATTATCCGAAGATAAGGGCAACCCGGGAGAATTCTATACAACTATGATTCAGCCTCTGATTCCATTTTCCATTCGCGGATTCCTTTGGTATCAAGGAGAATCAAATTGTTTTCTTAATGAGAGCATCCGTTATGCGTACAAAGTTCAAACACTTATAACAAGCTGGCGTCATGATTGGAAGGATTCTAAACTTCCATTCTATTTTGTACAAATTGCTCCCTATATTTATTCTGCTGGTGATGATGGACGTGGACGTACAGTAGAAACATTACCAAAACTATGGGAAGCACAAGCGCTTGATTTAAAAGTTCCTCATACAGGAATGGTTACTATTACCGATCTTGTCGATCATATCACTAATCTGCATCCTAATTATAAATGGGAAGTAGGGCGCCGGCTTTGCCTGGTGGCTTTGAATAAAACCTATGGATTCAAAAACATCACCTGTTCAGGGCCAACATTTAAATCACTCAAAATCATCAACAATACTATTGATTTAAGTTTCAATAATGTAGACGGAGGTTTAATGAGCCGTGACGGAAAATCTCTCACATGGTTTTCTATTGCCGGAGCGAACAAAAAATTTGTTCCCGCTTTTGCTACTATAAAAGGAAATCAAGTCATCGTATCCTCGCCACAAGTCAAATATCCCTATTTCGTACGGTTTGGATGGAACGAAGCAGCGCAATCCAATTTTATCAATAAAGCAGGATTACCCGCTGTTCCTTTCCGCAGTGATAACCCTTGGATTAAACTATTCAAATAA
- a CDS encoding dihydrodipicolinate synthase family protein: MSTLLRGIIPPLVTPLLDNNTLDTQGLERLIEHVITGGVNGIFILGTTGEAQSLSFNLRIEMIRQTAKILNKRLPLLVGISDTSIVDSIKLSQIAYEVGADAVVSAPPYYFATGQAELAEFYESLIPQLELPVYLYNMPTHTKVMFSPDTIKRIAADNKVIGFKDSSANGCYFQSVMYTMQDHPDFSFFVGPEEMMAEAVLLGAHGGVNGGANIFPKLYVDLYKAASTRNIEEVQRLHQKVMQISSNIYTVGSYGSSYLKGVKCALSVLHICNDFIAAPFNKFGDEQRNKIRAAIESLDL, encoded by the coding sequence ATGTCCACATTATTACGAGGAATTATTCCTCCTTTAGTCACACCATTATTAGACAACAACACGCTTGATACACAAGGATTAGAACGTCTCATAGAACACGTAATTACAGGTGGTGTGAATGGAATTTTCATTTTAGGGACAACAGGAGAAGCCCAAAGCCTCAGCTTCAACCTACGCATAGAGATGATTCGTCAGACAGCAAAAATTTTAAACAAACGCCTGCCATTATTGGTTGGCATCTCTGACACTTCAATCGTTGACAGCATTAAATTATCCCAGATTGCATATGAAGTTGGAGCTGATGCTGTTGTTTCTGCGCCTCCTTATTACTTTGCAACCGGGCAGGCAGAGTTAGCCGAATTTTACGAAAGTCTGATCCCACAATTAGAATTACCTGTGTATCTCTATAACATGCCTACTCACACAAAGGTCATGTTTTCTCCTGATACCATTAAAAGAATAGCAGCAGACAACAAGGTGATAGGATTTAAAGACAGTTCGGCAAACGGATGTTATTTTCAATCCGTCATGTACACAATGCAGGACCATCCGGATTTTTCATTTTTTGTCGGGCCTGAAGAAATGATGGCAGAAGCCGTATTATTAGGAGCACATGGAGGAGTAAACGGTGGCGCCAATATATTCCCAAAATTATATGTAGATCTGTACAAAGCAGCTTCCACCAGAAATATTGAAGAAGTGCAAAGGCTTCATCAGAAAGTGATGCAGATCAGTTCAAACATATATACGGTTGGGAGTTATGGGTCCAGCTATTTAAAGGGGGTGAAGTGTGCACTTTCTGTCTTACATATTTGCAATGATTTTATTGCGGCTCCTTTCAATAAGTTTGGAGATGAACAACGAAATAAAATCCGGGCTGCTATCGAATCATTAGATTTATAG
- a CDS encoding L-rhamnose isomerase, whose product MKNTLGIEQKFAYAKEKYEAIGVDVDNALKQLKGISLSLHCWQTDDVTGFENSNAQLSGGIQATGNYPGKARSIDEVRQDIEKVATFLPGNHRLSLHAIYGDFGGKKVDRDQIEPEHFQSWIDWAKANNLKLDFNSTSFSHPKSGDQTLSHRDKTIRDFWIEHTIRSRRIADEMGKQLGSKACHNLWVHDGQKDMTVDRFLYRSYLKDSLDQIFAYKFENVKDSVECKLFGTGLESFTAGSHEFYMGYAVQNQIMATLDLGHFHPTEEIYDKISSLLLYTPELLLHVSRPVRWDSDHVVVLNESVIMLAQEIVRANALNRVNVGLDYFDASINRIGAYVIGARATQKAFLQALLEPINMLRKYEANGQYFERLALLEEAKALPWGDVYDYFCYINHVPVGIEFISEINEYEKQVTSRRI is encoded by the coding sequence ATGAAAAATACATTAGGGATAGAGCAAAAGTTTGCTTATGCAAAAGAAAAATACGAAGCTATTGGCGTTGATGTTGACAATGCCTTAAAACAATTAAAAGGCATCTCTTTATCGTTACATTGCTGGCAAACAGATGATGTGACTGGGTTTGAAAATTCAAATGCACAACTTTCCGGAGGCATTCAGGCTACAGGAAATTATCCTGGGAAAGCCCGTAGCATTGACGAGGTTCGTCAGGATATTGAAAAAGTAGCAACTTTCCTTCCTGGAAACCATCGCTTAAGTTTGCATGCAATTTACGGCGATTTTGGAGGAAAGAAAGTTGACCGGGATCAAATCGAACCTGAGCATTTTCAAAGCTGGATTGATTGGGCTAAAGCCAATAACTTAAAACTTGATTTCAACAGTACCAGTTTTTCTCATCCTAAAAGCGGAGACCAAACTCTTTCGCATCGTGATAAAACGATTCGTGATTTCTGGATTGAACATACTATCCGTAGCAGACGTATCGCTGATGAAATGGGGAAACAGCTTGGAAGCAAGGCTTGCCACAATTTATGGGTTCACGACGGACAAAAAGATATGACCGTAGATCGTTTCCTATATCGTTCGTACCTTAAAGATTCTCTTGATCAAATCTTTGCATATAAATTTGAAAATGTAAAAGATAGCGTTGAATGTAAATTATTTGGAACAGGCCTTGAAAGTTTCACAGCTGGATCTCATGAGTTTTATATGGGATATGCTGTTCAAAACCAGATAATGGCGACATTGGATTTAGGCCATTTTCACCCCACAGAAGAAATATATGATAAAATTTCCTCTCTGCTTTTGTACACGCCTGAATTATTATTACACGTAAGTCGCCCTGTACGTTGGGATAGCGACCATGTTGTAGTTTTAAATGAAAGCGTCATCATGTTGGCACAAGAAATAGTAAGGGCAAATGCTCTCAATCGTGTCAATGTAGGATTGGATTATTTTGACGCATCCATCAATCGTATAGGAGCCTATGTGATCGGAGCCAGAGCAACACAAAAAGCATTCTTGCAAGCACTTCTTGAGCCAATCAATATGTTGCGTAAATACGAAGCAAACGGTCAATATTTCGAACGCCTGGCATTACTGGAAGAAGCCAAAGCATTGCCATGGGGTGATGTATATGACTATTTCTGTTATATTAATCATGTTCCTGTTGGTATTGAATTTATTTCAGAAATCAATGAATATGAGAAACAAGTAACGAGTAGACGCATTTAA
- a CDS encoding sialate O-acetylesterase, producing the protein MKMNKISFILLFSAISICLHAELRLPKIFSDNMVLQQQTNVSIWGWAKANSIVHVTPSWDKKHYEATADRTGKWKLAIATPKAGNTPYELTIKDGEAITLKNILIGEVWLCSGQSNMEMPMKGFKNTPVLHGNIDILTSQNPEIRLITIKRNAQIKPVDDITGSWQEANPVTVSKFSATAYYFGRMLNKILGIPVGLICSSWGGSPIQSWMSSSMLNNFHDIRIPHQGDTIKVPNRTPTLLFNGMINPIIGFSIKGCIWYQGENNYLNPDEYPALFETMVSNWRKLWNEGTFPFYFCQIAPFDYASITPASEQTTKTNSAYLREAQYKAAQIIPNSGMAVLMDIGEKDCIHPEKKEVGAERLALLALAKTYGLQGFDYESPTFYSMSIVDNKATISFDHAPMWLTSFGKELKDFEIAGKDKVFYPAKAEIKRSKVVVWSPQVPEPVAVRYAFKDFIVGDLFSTGGLPVSSFRTDNW; encoded by the coding sequence ATGAAGATGAACAAGATTAGTTTTATTTTACTGTTTTCTGCCATATCGATTTGTTTGCATGCAGAACTGAGGTTACCTAAGATTTTCTCAGACAACATGGTGCTTCAGCAACAAACCAATGTGTCTATATGGGGTTGGGCAAAAGCCAACTCTATAGTACATGTCACGCCTTCATGGGACAAAAAGCATTATGAAGCAACAGCGGATCGAACAGGAAAATGGAAACTTGCCATTGCAACGCCCAAAGCAGGTAACACACCATATGAATTAACCATAAAAGACGGTGAAGCAATAACTTTAAAAAACATTCTTATCGGAGAAGTTTGGTTATGCAGTGGACAGTCCAATATGGAAATGCCCATGAAAGGCTTTAAAAATACGCCGGTATTACATGGTAATATAGACATCCTCACTTCACAAAATCCCGAAATAAGATTAATTACCATCAAGCGTAATGCCCAAATAAAACCGGTAGACGACATCACTGGATCATGGCAGGAGGCCAATCCTGTAACCGTTAGCAAATTCAGCGCCACAGCTTATTACTTCGGCAGAATGCTAAACAAAATATTGGGTATACCCGTAGGTTTAATTTGTTCCTCCTGGGGTGGGTCTCCCATTCAATCCTGGATGAGTTCCAGTATGTTAAATAATTTTCATGATATCAGGATTCCCCATCAGGGAGATACTATCAAGGTTCCTAACCGGACTCCTACTTTGTTGTTTAACGGAATGATAAATCCTATTATTGGATTTTCAATCAAAGGGTGTATTTGGTATCAAGGCGAAAATAATTATCTAAATCCAGATGAATATCCAGCTTTATTTGAAACAATGGTAAGCAATTGGCGTAAATTATGGAATGAAGGAACCTTCCCATTTTATTTCTGTCAAATTGCTCCGTTTGACTACGCCTCTATTACTCCTGCAAGTGAACAAACTACTAAAACGAATTCCGCTTATTTGAGAGAAGCCCAATACAAAGCTGCCCAGATAATCCCTAACTCAGGCATGGCAGTATTAATGGATATTGGAGAAAAAGATTGCATTCATCCGGAGAAAAAAGAAGTAGGCGCCGAACGATTGGCTTTGTTAGCGTTAGCAAAAACCTACGGATTACAAGGATTTGATTATGAAAGTCCTACATTTTATAGCATGAGCATTGTTGATAATAAAGCGACCATATCATTCGACCACGCTCCTATGTGGCTCACTTCTTTTGGCAAAGAATTAAAAGATTTTGAGATTGCAGGAAAAGACAAAGTCTTCTACCCGGCAAAAGCAGAGATAAAACGGAGCAAAGTAGTGGTTTGGTCTCCTCAGGTACCGGAACCTGTTGCTGTACGTTATGCCTTTAAGGATTTCATTGTAGGAGATTTATTTAGTACAGGTGGGCTACCGGTTTCTTCATTTAGAACTGACAATTGGTAA
- the rhaT gene encoding L-rhamnose/proton symporter RhaT, which yields MNTIFGLIIIALGSMGQSSSYVPINKIKNWSWESFWLVQGIFAWLLFPYLGALLAVPHGSSLGSILASGNGAAIKAMAFGILWGVGGLTFGLSMRYLGIALGQSIALGTCSAFGTLIPAVMGGTNLFKGAGLILLIGVSIAIAGIAVIGFAGSLRAKNMTEEQRKAAIKDFALGKGLLVALLAGIMSACFSLGLQAGEPIKTAALTTGAKALYAGLPAVLMVTVGGFITNAIYCLSQNIKHKTLKEYVSVSKPLLLNNLLFCALAGILWYSQFFGLALGKSFFQEGSIMMAFSWSILMSLNILFSNFWGIVLKEWLGSKRTTILVLTIGLAILIFSCIFPSLMHQ from the coding sequence ATGAACACAATATTTGGGTTAATCATCATAGCACTGGGCAGCATGGGACAATCGAGTTCCTATGTTCCAATCAACAAGATTAAGAACTGGTCGTGGGAAAGTTTTTGGTTGGTACAAGGTATTTTTGCGTGGTTGCTATTCCCATATTTGGGGGCTTTACTTGCTGTTCCTCACGGTTCAAGCCTTGGCAGTATTCTTGCCAGTGGAAACGGAGCTGCTATTAAAGCCATGGCATTTGGCATTTTATGGGGAGTTGGCGGATTGACTTTCGGTTTAAGCATGCGCTATTTAGGTATCGCTTTGGGACAATCTATCGCTTTAGGCACATGTTCCGCTTTCGGCACCTTGATACCAGCTGTTATGGGTGGAACCAATCTTTTCAAAGGAGCAGGGTTGATTTTACTGATTGGTGTTAGTATTGCCATTGCAGGAATTGCAGTCATCGGATTTGCAGGAAGTTTACGGGCAAAAAACATGACTGAAGAACAAAGAAAAGCGGCCATTAAAGATTTTGCTTTAGGAAAAGGATTGCTGGTAGCATTGCTGGCAGGAATCATGAGCGCCTGTTTTAGCCTTGGGTTACAGGCCGGCGAACCGATAAAAACAGCAGCTCTTACTACTGGTGCTAAGGCTTTATATGCAGGATTACCAGCCGTACTTATGGTTACCGTCGGAGGATTTATAACCAACGCTATCTATTGCTTAAGCCAAAATATTAAACACAAAACGCTAAAAGAATACGTTTCGGTTTCCAAACCGTTACTATTGAATAACCTATTATTTTGTGCTTTAGCGGGTATTCTTTGGTATTCACAATTCTTTGGGTTGGCCTTAGGGAAAAGTTTCTTTCAGGAAGGCAGCATAATGATGGCATTTTCATGGAGCATTTTAATGTCGCTCAATATTCTTTTTAGCAATTTCTGGGGTATTGTCCTCAAAGAATGGCTAGGTTCAAAAAGAACAACGATTTTAGTCCTTACCATCGGGCTGGCGATATTAATTTTCTCTTGTATTTTCCCGTCATTAATGCATCAATAA
- a CDS encoding AraC family transcriptional regulator — METPSNDSIRLKYLVTTERDLLWGLTVTTVGSHQITKQFDVYPPHCGHPDKYFFLFEEGRILNEFQLVYITQGSGRFYTSQHEWIEVNEGDIISILPSKWHSYTPNKKTGWSEYWIGFKGPSMDQRLLNGFLSQHNGIYKVGLRDEILSLYQQAIEVATKESIAYQQVLAGIANHILGLALAYDQEQQFENYAVVHMTKAKMIIRENLYYKITPEEVAEQLNMSYSWFRKTFKEFTGLSPACYIQTLKMQAAKDALLSSNLSIKEIAFNLHYDNTEHFSTQFKKHIGSSPKEYRLKHGK; from the coding sequence ATGGAAACGCCGTCAAATGATTCTATAAGGCTAAAATATCTCGTAACAACTGAGCGGGATTTATTATGGGGGCTTACTGTTACGACGGTTGGTTCGCATCAGATTACAAAGCAATTTGATGTATATCCTCCTCATTGTGGCCATCCTGATAAATACTTCTTTCTGTTCGAAGAAGGCCGCATTCTTAATGAATTTCAGCTTGTTTATATTACTCAAGGAAGTGGTCGTTTTTATACCTCACAACATGAATGGATTGAAGTGAATGAAGGCGATATTATTTCTATACTTCCTTCAAAATGGCATAGCTATACTCCCAACAAAAAAACAGGATGGAGTGAATACTGGATTGGGTTTAAAGGCCCTTCCATGGATCAAAGGTTGTTGAATGGTTTTTTATCCCAACACAATGGAATTTATAAGGTTGGGTTGAGGGATGAAATCCTTTCATTGTATCAACAGGCCATAGAAGTTGCCACGAAAGAAAGCATTGCTTATCAACAAGTGTTGGCAGGGATTGCCAATCATATTCTTGGTTTAGCTTTAGCATATGATCAGGAACAACAATTTGAAAACTATGCAGTTGTTCATATGACCAAAGCAAAAATGATCATTCGTGAAAACCTGTACTACAAGATTACTCCTGAAGAAGTTGCGGAACAATTAAATATGAGCTATTCGTGGTTTCGTAAAACATTCAAGGAATTTACAGGTCTTTCACCGGCGTGTTATATTCAAACCCTAAAAATGCAGGCGGCTAAGGATGCGCTACTTTCTAGCAATCTGTCTATTAAAGAGATTGCCTTTAATCTCCATTACGATAATACTGAACATTTTTCCACGCAATTCAAAAAACATATTGGATCTTCTCCGAAAGAATACCGTCTGAAACATGGTAAGTAA
- a CDS encoding MFS transporter, whose product MKNKNIYPWLVVIMLWVVALLNYLDRQMLSTMKPSMMTDIPELVSAENFGRLMAIFLWIYAFMSPISGVIADRINRKWLIVFSLLIWSGVTLLMGYAKTFDELYWLRAIMGISEAFYIPAGLALIADYHEGKTRSTAIGIHTTGIYLGQAFGGFGALIASDFSWRITFHSFGWIGLVYSLILILFLKEKKTYIPEKPKSSPITKEFQMLIKSFGILLGNISFWVILFYFSAPSLPGWATKNWLPTLFSDSLHINMTQAGPMATISMAIASFSGVILGGIASDKWVQINIKGRIFTGAIGLGLTVPGLILIGYGHNVIPILTGSLLFGLGFGIFDVNNMPILCQFVSPRYRATGYGLLNLAGIASGAVITSFLGESADKGNLGNNFALLSIVVVIAIVLQITMLHPKYINQVED is encoded by the coding sequence ATGAAAAATAAAAACATTTATCCCTGGTTAGTTGTAATAATGCTTTGGGTAGTTGCTCTGCTCAATTATCTGGATCGCCAGATGCTTTCTACAATGAAACCATCTATGATGACAGATATTCCAGAACTCGTATCAGCAGAAAACTTTGGACGATTAATGGCTATCTTTTTGTGGATATACGCCTTTATGAGTCCTATTTCAGGAGTTATAGCTGATCGTATTAATCGCAAATGGTTGATTGTGTTTAGCCTGCTGATTTGGTCAGGAGTTACCTTACTCATGGGTTATGCAAAGACCTTTGATGAACTTTATTGGTTAAGAGCCATCATGGGGATAAGTGAAGCTTTTTATATTCCGGCAGGATTAGCCCTAATAGCCGATTATCATGAAGGGAAAACACGATCTACAGCTATTGGCATTCATACTACCGGAATATATCTTGGACAAGCATTTGGAGGGTTTGGAGCTTTGATAGCCAGTGATTTTTCCTGGCGGATTACGTTTCATTCGTTTGGTTGGATCGGATTGGTTTATAGCCTGATTCTAATTCTATTCCTAAAAGAAAAGAAGACTTACATCCCTGAGAAGCCCAAATCTTCGCCTATTACGAAAGAGTTTCAGATGTTGATAAAAAGTTTTGGGATACTGCTTGGAAATATATCATTCTGGGTCATTCTATTTTATTTTTCAGCACCAAGTCTACCTGGATGGGCAACAAAAAACTGGCTTCCAACCCTTTTTTCCGATAGCTTGCATATCAACATGACCCAAGCAGGTCCTATGGCCACTATCAGTATGGCAATTGCCTCCTTTTCAGGTGTTATACTAGGAGGCATTGCCTCTGACAAATGGGTTCAGATAAATATAAAAGGCAGAATATTCACTGGAGCAATTGGTTTGGGGCTAACTGTTCCAGGATTAATTTTGATCGGTTATGGACATAATGTTATTCCTATTTTGACAGGATCACTCCTCTTCGGCCTTGGCTTTGGCATTTTTGACGTAAACAATATGCCAATTCTGTGCCAATTTGTTTCCCCTCGTTATCGGGCTACAGGATATGGATTACTGAATTTGGCGGGTATTGCTTCTGGTGCTGTAATTACAAGCTTTTTAGGAGAGTCTGCAGATAAAGGAAACCTAGGGAACAACTTTGCTCTTTTAAGCATTGTCGTTGTAATAGCTATAGTTCTGCAAATAACCATGTTACATCCAAAATATATCAACCAAGTAGAAGATTAA
- a CDS encoding DUF5703 domain-containing protein, translating to MNIRSGEALLLLVFVFFSSHLSGQPAELSQYNVVWRSQSHNSSESMPCGGGNIGLNVWVENGDLMFYIAQSGTFDENNTLLKLGRVRVHCTPNPFAGRFFRQDLILKDGFVSITGSNKNVKGTITIRCDVFHPNIHVDIQSNKLISTKVTYENWRYQDQKLRKGENFESSYKWDPYRSHATLKDDISFQKNGILFYHRNKSDSTIFDFTVHQQRMDSVKSEMFNPISHLTFGGMLIGRNMHPDGTHQGIYVDTPYKGWILSSNAPSHLAHFDIVLLTKQTATLSQWKTDLDKGLAQMQDSLQYNENASVKWWHDFWNRSFIIINPKNTDHHQIAWQVGRNYQLFRYMLGCNAYGKWPTKFNGGMFTFDPVFVDSTKHFTPDYRNWGGGIFTAQNQRLVYYPMLESGDFDMMKPEFNFYLNNLHNAELRSKVYWGHQGACFTEQIEDFGLPNCSEYGWHRPANANPGIEYNPWLEYLWDTSLEFCHMILQTQLYNHNNIARYIPLITSCLKFFDQHYQYEAKHLGSKALDGQGHLILYPGSAGETYKMAYNSTSTISALTTVTKELLALPTGYLDTATVSELRSFQKRIPPISLRECDGHKTISPAKVWARVNNSENPQLYPVFPWGIYGIGCPHLNIALNTWKYDPDVKKFESYIGWKQDNIWAAHLGLTQEAKRLTELKLANSQRRFPAFWGPGFDWAPDHNWGGTGMIGLQNMLMQCVGTKIYLFPAWPKNWNVHFKLYAPYQTIVEGELENGQIKALSVSPQSRTKDVINMLTQNVQ from the coding sequence ATGAATATAAGGTCTGGGGAAGCGCTTTTATTACTTGTATTTGTATTTTTTTCTAGTCATTTGTCCGGTCAACCAGCCGAGCTTTCGCAGTACAATGTTGTATGGCGAAGCCAAAGCCACAATTCATCCGAATCAATGCCATGCGGAGGAGGCAATATCGGACTTAATGTCTGGGTGGAGAACGGCGACTTAATGTTTTATATTGCCCAAAGTGGAACGTTTGACGAAAACAATACATTACTCAAATTAGGGCGTGTCAGGGTGCATTGTACCCCGAATCCTTTTGCCGGAAGATTCTTCCGACAAGACCTTATATTAAAAGATGGCTTTGTAAGCATCACAGGATCAAACAAAAACGTAAAGGGTACCATCACAATCAGATGTGATGTTTTTCATCCGAATATCCACGTTGATATTCAATCCAATAAGCTAATATCAACAAAGGTTACTTATGAGAATTGGCGTTATCAGGATCAGAAGCTTCGTAAAGGAGAAAACTTTGAGTCTTCTTATAAATGGGATCCATACCGCAGTCATGCAACATTGAAGGACGACATTTCATTTCAAAAAAACGGCATTTTATTTTATCATCGGAATAAAAGCGATTCAACTATCTTTGATTTTACGGTACATCAGCAAAGAATGGATTCCGTCAAATCCGAAATGTTTAATCCTATCAGTCACTTGACATTTGGCGGCATGCTCATAGGGCGCAACATGCATCCTGACGGTACTCATCAGGGAATCTATGTCGACACACCATACAAAGGCTGGATATTATCCAGCAATGCTCCAAGTCATCTTGCTCATTTTGATATCGTCCTTCTAACGAAACAAACCGCTACGCTGTCACAATGGAAAACTGACTTGGACAAAGGATTGGCACAAATGCAGGATTCTTTACAATATAACGAAAACGCTTCTGTAAAATGGTGGCATGATTTCTGGAACCGAAGCTTCATTATTATAAATCCCAAAAATACAGATCATCATCAAATTGCATGGCAGGTAGGGCGCAATTATCAATTGTTCAGATATATGCTTGGATGCAATGCTTATGGAAAATGGCCGACAAAGTTTAATGGCGGCATGTTTACGTTTGATCCGGTATTTGTAGATTCTACCAAACATTTTACGCCTGATTACAGAAACTGGGGAGGAGGCATTTTTACCGCACAAAATCAACGTCTGGTTTATTATCCAATGCTGGAAAGCGGAGATTTTGACATGATGAAGCCTGAGTTCAATTTCTATCTGAATAATTTACATAACGCTGAACTTCGCAGCAAGGTATATTGGGGGCATCAGGGAGCTTGTTTCACTGAACAAATTGAAGATTTTGGACTACCCAACTGTAGTGAATATGGATGGCATCGCCCTGCTAATGCCAATCCCGGAATTGAATACAATCCGTGGCTGGAATATTTATGGGACACATCGCTTGAATTTTGTCACATGATATTACAAACCCAATTGTACAATCACAATAATATTGCGCGCTACATTCCGCTAATAACCAGTTGTCTAAAATTCTTTGACCAACATTATCAATATGAAGCAAAACATTTAGGAAGCAAAGCGTTGGATGGACAAGGACATCTGATTCTTTATCCCGGATCTGCCGGGGAGACATATAAAATGGCGTACAACTCAACATCAACAATCTCAGCATTAACCACAGTCACAAAAGAATTACTGGCATTGCCAACGGGTTATCTGGATACGGCAACGGTAAGCGAATTGCGTAGTTTCCAAAAAAGAATTCCTCCGATTTCTTTGCGTGAGTGCGATGGGCATAAAACGATTTCGCCTGCTAAAGTTTGGGCACGTGTCAATAATAGCGAAAATCCACAATTGTATCCGGTTTTTCCGTGGGGAATTTATGGAATTGGCTGTCCTCATTTGAATATTGCATTAAACACATGGAAATATGATCCTGATGTCAAGAAGTTTGAAAGCTATATCGGATGGAAGCAAGATAATATTTGGGCAGCGCACCTAGGACTGACACAAGAAGCCAAAAGGCTGACTGAGTTAAAACTAGCCAATTCCCAACGCCGTTTCCCTGCATTTTGGGGACCAGGATTTGATTGGGCACCTGATCATAACTGGGGCGGAACAGGAATGATCGGCTTACAAAATATGTTGATGCAATGCGTTGGAACGAAAATATATCTTTTCCCTGCATGGCCAAAAAACTGGAATGTCCATTTTAAATTGTATGCTCCATATCAAACTATTGTAGAAGGAGAACTTGAAAATGGTCAGATCAAAGCCCTCTCTGTATCTCCCCAGTCGAGGACGAAAGATGTTATCAATATGCTAACACAGAACGTCCAGTAA